The genomic stretch GCGCGAGGAACAGCAACGCGATGAAGCCGAGCACCACGAACAGACCTACCCAGAAATCGAGAGCAGTTTTTTTCATCGTCATCCCAAAGAGAATCTATGCCGCAGCGGCGCACTGCCTGCGCGGCGCGGCGCGCAGGGTTCGGTGCGGCGCCGCCTAGCTGAACATCAGCGCGGTCAGCAGGAAATCCAGACCGAGCACGGCGAGCGATGCGTAGACGACCGTCTTCGTCGTCGCGCGCGACACGCCTTCCGGCGTGGGCTTCGCTTCGTAGCCCTGGTAGAGCGCGATGAACGTCACCGCGAAGCCGAACACGATGCTTTTGATCACGCCGTTGCCGACGTCACGATAAGCATCGACACCGCCCTGCATCTGCGACCAGAACGCACCAGCGTCGACGCCGATCATCAGGACGCCCACGATATAGCCGCCGATCACGCCCACTGCGCTGAAGATGGCGGCGAGAACCGGCATCGCGATGATGCCCGCCCACATGCGCGGTGCGACGACCACCTTCAACGGGTCGACGGCCATCATTTCCATTGCCGTGAGTTGTTCGCCCGCCTTCATCAGGCCGATCTCGGCCGTGAGCGACGTGCCCGCGCGGCCGGCGAACAGCAGCGCCGTCACCACGGGCCCGAGTTCGCGCACCAGCGACAGCGCGACCAGCAAGCCCAGCGCCTGTTCGGAGCCGTAGCGGTTGAGCGTGTAATAGCCTTGCAGTCCGAGCACGAAGCCGACGAACAGCCCCGACACCGCGATGATCACCAGCGAATAGTTACCGACGAAGTGGATCTGCTTCGTAACGAGACGCGGACGGCGCAGCAGAGGAAAAAATTCCAGCACGAGGCGCAAGAACATGCGCGCCGCATACCCCGTCTGCCCGAGCCCGCAGATGACGGAACGACCGATGGTGCTGATCATGCGCGGCCTCCGCCGATGCCGAAGTCCGCCGCCAGCGACGTGTTGCTCGGATAGTGAAATTTGAACGGGCCATCGGGCGTGCCGTCGATGAACTGGCGCACCGTCGGATCCATCGACGCGCGCAATTCGGCCGGCGTGCCCTCGGCGAGCACGCCGCCATTGGCGAGGAAGTACACGTAGTCGGC from Paraburkholderia phymatum STM815 encodes the following:
- the mlaE gene encoding lipid asymmetry maintenance ABC transporter permease subunit MlaE, producing MISTIGRSVICGLGQTGYAARMFLRLVLEFFPLLRRPRLVTKQIHFVGNYSLVIIAVSGLFVGFVLGLQGYYTLNRYGSEQALGLLVALSLVRELGPVVTALLFAGRAGTSLTAEIGLMKAGEQLTAMEMMAVDPLKVVVAPRMWAGIIAMPVLAAIFSAVGVIGGYIVGVLMIGVDAGAFWSQMQGGVDAYRDVGNGVIKSIVFGFAVTFIALYQGYEAKPTPEGVSRATTKTVVYASLAVLGLDFLLTALMFS